From Pseudoalteromonas sp. R3, one genomic window encodes:
- a CDS encoding ParD-like family protein: MGIVKISDEVHEELRQASQVMSRSINAQAEFWIKMGRLAELNPDMTFAQIIKQQLNHARSDAIDSGHDQK; the protein is encoded by the coding sequence ATGGGTATCGTTAAAATTTCAGATGAAGTACACGAAGAGCTGCGACAGGCAAGTCAGGTCATGTCACGCTCCATCAATGCGCAAGCAGAGTTTTGGATCAAAATGGGCCGCCTGGCGGAACTGAATCCGGACATGACCTTTGCACAAATAATCAAACAACAACTTAATCATGCAAGGAGTGACGCAATTGACTCAGGTCACGATCAAAAATAA
- a CDS encoding efflux RND transporter permease subunit: protein MEGSREKGLIAWFARNPVAANLLMIFILVGGLLSAFTIRKQMFPQFENNWLSVQAVYPGAAPQEVEEGITIKVEESMEGLEGIKRLITYSNRGFSQTWIEVEEKYDPQEVLDEVKMQVDSISTFPAGMERPIVRRDKFEQEVMWLSLNGDMNFHQLKQLGNEIHDEMLALPGVNLVDFNGGLNYEISIEISPDRLREYGLTFRDISEAVKSFSANMSAGQIRSDNGYISMRVENQAYRGHEFEQLPLLTLADGAQIKLGDVAKVTDGFEEGLLYSRYNGRNSLVFEVRASKDQDITKVAQVMKTYLADKATQLPQGVELEPFIDLTYYLEGRLNMMIENMMWGGILVMLMLALFLRVRLAFWVMMGLPVSFLGAFLFMPMGMLDVTINLASLFAFILVLGIVVDDAIVVGESAHAEIEKHGHSLDNVVRGVKRVAIPATFGVLTTVAAFLPQTFATGPAAAFSKAIGGVIILCLLFSLVESKLILPAHLAAMKDRPDNPKNPLHRARALIDGALKNFIENLYRPFIEKCIHYRYTVIVAFLSIIIVSGGMFAGGLVKFVANPKIPHDFPRITIDMNLSSSESATLATAKKVEQVILDVEKQLEAEYGTKMIKDLSVNLRGRTTASIMAILVEPHKRPIDTFALSALWRENMPPLPGVKSLNIQDSIMNGGRDDGDISFRLEGKDKETLQEVAGKLKEKLRTIAGVGDVNDSMQSSTEEVQLELKPLAYSMGLTLADVASQVNFSYYGLEAQRILRRGEEIKVMIRYPQEQRNTISDIQAVRIITPSGAEVPLGEIADIHLVEGVNRIRRENAKRTINVWASVDTDQAEPFKIAEEIRDEYLPSLLQNYPGVSSSVAGRIQEEMDSVAEQIRDFALSLMIIFALLAIPLRSYSQPILIMSVIPFGVVGAVFGHMVLGMTMSSLSFFGIIAVAGVVVNDSLVMVDFVNKAREQGMSIKEAVVEAGCRRFRAILLTSLTTFIGLVPILLETSLQAQIVIPMAVSLAFGVLFATVITLILIPCQYVALEDLKRLMKRFKKQPTNTEALQQN, encoded by the coding sequence ATGGAAGGCTCTCGCGAAAAAGGCTTAATTGCCTGGTTTGCTCGTAACCCAGTTGCGGCTAACCTGTTGATGATTTTTATTCTTGTGGGCGGCTTACTCAGCGCCTTTACAATCCGCAAGCAAATGTTTCCTCAGTTTGAGAATAACTGGTTGAGTGTGCAGGCAGTTTACCCTGGAGCTGCGCCACAGGAAGTAGAAGAAGGGATTACCATCAAAGTGGAGGAATCAATGGAAGGGCTGGAAGGCATCAAGCGCCTGATCACCTATTCCAACCGTGGTTTCTCACAAACCTGGATCGAGGTCGAAGAAAAGTATGATCCCCAGGAAGTGCTGGATGAAGTAAAAATGCAGGTTGACTCCATTTCGACCTTCCCGGCTGGGATGGAACGACCTATTGTTCGCCGCGATAAGTTTGAGCAGGAAGTGATGTGGCTGTCACTCAATGGTGATATGAATTTCCACCAGCTAAAACAACTGGGGAACGAAATACACGATGAGATGCTTGCCCTGCCGGGCGTAAACCTGGTCGACTTTAATGGCGGCCTGAACTACGAGATCAGTATCGAAATCAGTCCAGATCGCCTGCGTGAGTATGGCCTGACATTCAGAGATATTTCTGAAGCTGTTAAAAGCTTTTCTGCAAACATGTCCGCCGGACAGATCCGCTCTGACAATGGCTATATTTCTATGCGGGTTGAAAATCAGGCCTACCGTGGGCATGAGTTTGAACAGCTTCCTCTACTAACACTCGCAGACGGCGCGCAAATTAAATTAGGTGATGTTGCGAAAGTCACCGATGGCTTTGAGGAAGGCCTGCTTTACTCTCGCTATAACGGCAGAAATTCACTGGTATTCGAGGTTCGGGCGTCAAAAGATCAGGATATCACCAAAGTCGCTCAGGTCATGAAAACTTACCTGGCAGATAAAGCAACCCAACTGCCCCAGGGCGTTGAGTTGGAGCCCTTTATTGATTTGACTTACTATCTCGAAGGCCGCCTTAACATGATGATAGAAAACATGATGTGGGGTGGTATTCTGGTGATGCTAATGTTGGCTTTGTTCTTACGCGTCCGCTTAGCTTTTTGGGTCATGATGGGCCTGCCAGTTTCATTTTTGGGGGCGTTCTTGTTTATGCCAATGGGCATGCTGGACGTCACAATTAATCTAGCTTCTTTGTTTGCCTTCATTCTGGTGCTTGGCATCGTCGTTGATGACGCGATTGTCGTCGGGGAATCCGCCCATGCCGAGATTGAAAAGCACGGCCACAGTCTGGACAACGTGGTTCGGGGTGTGAAGCGTGTAGCAATCCCAGCCACATTTGGTGTGCTGACCACGGTCGCAGCATTTTTACCTCAGACTTTTGCAACGGGCCCGGCGGCTGCATTTTCTAAGGCCATCGGCGGCGTCATCATTTTATGTCTGCTGTTCTCTTTGGTTGAGTCTAAACTGATCCTGCCAGCACACCTTGCAGCCATGAAGGACCGCCCCGACAATCCGAAAAACCCTTTACATCGCGCCAGAGCACTCATAGATGGTGCATTGAAAAACTTTATTGAAAATCTCTATCGCCCGTTTATAGAAAAATGTATTCATTACCGATACACAGTGATTGTGGCATTTTTGTCTATCATCATTGTGAGTGGCGGTATGTTTGCAGGCGGTCTGGTTAAGTTCGTTGCGAACCCGAAAATCCCCCATGACTTCCCTCGCATCACAATTGATATGAACCTGTCATCTTCCGAGTCAGCAACACTGGCTACAGCTAAAAAAGTTGAGCAGGTGATTCTGGATGTTGAGAAACAGCTTGAGGCTGAATATGGCACTAAGATGATCAAAGATCTGTCTGTGAACCTGCGCGGGCGTACTACGGCATCTATCATGGCTATTCTGGTTGAACCCCACAAACGCCCAATCGATACCTTTGCGCTCAGTGCTTTATGGCGTGAAAACATGCCTCCCCTGCCAGGTGTGAAGTCGCTAAACATTCAGGACAGCATTATGAATGGTGGCCGGGATGACGGTGATATCAGCTTCCGCCTGGAGGGTAAAGATAAAGAAACTTTACAGGAAGTAGCGGGCAAACTTAAAGAGAAACTACGTACCATTGCAGGGGTTGGTGATGTCAATGATTCGATGCAATCGAGCACCGAAGAAGTACAGCTCGAGCTTAAACCTCTGGCCTACAGCATGGGACTGACACTGGCTGATGTTGCCTCTCAGGTAAACTTCAGTTACTACGGTCTGGAAGCACAGCGTATACTGCGCCGTGGTGAAGAAATCAAAGTGATGATCCGCTACCCGCAAGAGCAGCGTAACACAATCAGCGATATTCAGGCGGTCAGGATCATTACGCCAAGTGGCGCAGAAGTGCCGCTTGGAGAAATCGCCGATATCCACCTGGTCGAAGGGGTTAACCGGATCCGCCGTGAAAATGCTAAACGTACCATCAATGTCTGGGCGTCCGTTGACACAGATCAGGCAGAACCATTCAAAATAGCTGAAGAGATCCGTGATGAATACCTGCCTTCGCTACTGCAGAATTACCCAGGTGTCAGCAGTAGTGTTGCAGGCCGTATTCAGGAAGAAATGGACAGTGTAGCCGAGCAAATTCGTGATTTTGCTTTATCATTAATGATTATTTTTGCACTACTGGCTATCCCCTTACGTTCTTATTCTCAGCCGATACTGATCATGTCTGTGATCCCATTCGGTGTTGTTGGCGCAGTATTTGGCCATATGGTACTGGGCATGACCATGAGTAGCCTGTCCTTCTTCGGCATCATCGCTGTCGCAGGTGTGGTCGTCAATGACTCACTGGTGATGGTTGATTTTGTGAATAAGGCTCGTGAGCAAGGTATGAGCATTAAAGAAGCCGTAGTTGAGGCTGGCTGCAGACGTTTCAGAGCAATTTTGTTGACGTCACTGACCACCTTTATAGGCCTGGTCCCAATTCTTCTGGAAACCAGTCTGCAGGCACAAATTGTTATACCTATGGCTGTTTCTTTAGCTTTTGGCGTGTTGTTCGCAACGGTGATTACGTTAATTCTGATCCCCTGCCAATACGTCGCGCTGGAAGATCTTAAGCGCCTGATGAAACGCTTCAAAAAGCAGCCCACAAACACGGAAGCGTTGCAGCAAAACTAA
- the map gene encoding type I methionyl aminopeptidase: MTQVTIKNKAAIAQMRESGALLARVFKALDEQVKPGVTTLQLDEFVEHYIVDVLGAIPASKGQYGYPYSINTSVNEVVCHGMPSARRIISEQDILNVDITLKHQGYIADSSKMYVMPNASDAARALVNDTVTALWRGINQVKPGATLGDIGYAIGDFARLKGLSVVREYCGHGIGTEMHEAPEVLHFGRPGTGMKLVPGMTFTIEPMLNQGSHKVKTLKDGWTVVTRDRALSAQAEHTILVTPTGCEVLTLREEESAAGLLANIIKPIAQR, translated from the coding sequence TTGACTCAGGTCACGATCAAAAATAAGGCAGCGATTGCGCAAATGCGCGAATCAGGTGCGCTGTTAGCACGAGTGTTTAAAGCCTTGGATGAGCAAGTAAAACCCGGCGTGACAACATTGCAGCTGGATGAATTTGTTGAGCATTATATAGTGGACGTGTTAGGAGCTATACCCGCAAGCAAAGGTCAATATGGCTACCCCTACTCCATCAACACATCGGTGAACGAAGTCGTCTGCCATGGTATGCCCAGTGCACGTCGCATCATTAGCGAACAGGACATTCTCAACGTAGACATCACTCTCAAACACCAAGGTTATATCGCTGACTCCAGTAAAATGTATGTGATGCCGAACGCCAGTGACGCGGCACGGGCGTTGGTGAACGACACCGTCACCGCACTTTGGCGCGGGATCAATCAGGTGAAACCCGGTGCTACCCTGGGCGATATTGGCTATGCAATTGGAGACTTCGCTCGGCTTAAGGGCTTGAGTGTCGTGCGGGAATATTGCGGCCACGGAATTGGTACTGAGATGCATGAGGCGCCAGAGGTGTTGCATTTCGGACGCCCGGGCACTGGGATGAAGCTTGTTCCTGGCATGACATTCACCATTGAACCTATGCTCAATCAGGGAAGTCACAAAGTTAAGACTCTCAAAGATGGCTGGACCGTCGTGACACGAGATCGCGCACTATCTGCTCAGGCAGAGCATACAATTTTGGTGACGCCTACCGGGTGCGAAGTTCTGACCCTCAGAGAAGAAGAAAGCGCAGCGGGTTTGTTGGCCAATATCATTAAGCCGATAGCCCAGAGATGA
- a CDS encoding M2 family metallopeptidase: MALQFKLSLGALVVAGALSLSGCNSTTSSTLTEKDAEAFLTKAEKELQDLSYRSARSAWIYANFITEDTASLAADVSQEYTEKLVALANEAAKFDELELSYDNRRKLDKLKLNLTLPAPKDAEKTAELAKLSAELDGMYGKGKYCKDDKCMSLGEMTSKMANSRNYEELLDVWQGWRQVSPQMRPLYKDLVSLANEGAQELGYRDTGAMWRSKYDMPADDFAKELDRIWGQVKPLYDSLHCHVRAKLGEKYGEDKVPQDQPIPAHLLGNMWAQQWGNIYDLVAPENADPGYDVTELLEKHNYDEIKMVKGAEKFFTSMGFEPLPETFWTRSLFTKPQDRDVQCHASAWNLDNKDDLRIKMCIQRTGEEFSVIHHELGHNFYQRAYNKLPLYYQESANDGFHEAIGDTIALSVTPGYLKEIGLLEQVPDESKDIGLLMKMALDKIAFIPFGLLVDQWRWKVYSGEISPAEYNKAWWELREKYQGLQAPVTRTENDFDPGAKYHVPGNVPYTRYFLAHILQFEFHKALCEISGNKEAIHRCSVYNSKEAGERLNAMLEMGSSRPWQEALESVTGSQQMDATAILDYFAPLQTYLDEQNKNRQCGW, translated from the coding sequence ATGGCACTACAATTCAAACTCAGCCTGGGCGCCTTAGTGGTTGCCGGGGCACTCTCTCTGAGTGGATGTAACTCAACAACCAGTTCAACCTTAACGGAAAAAGACGCGGAAGCATTTCTGACCAAAGCGGAAAAAGAGCTGCAAGATTTAAGCTATCGCAGTGCACGCTCAGCTTGGATTTACGCTAACTTCATTACCGAAGATACCGCATCATTGGCTGCCGATGTGAGTCAGGAATACACCGAAAAGCTGGTTGCACTGGCCAATGAAGCAGCAAAGTTTGATGAGCTGGAGCTGAGCTACGACAACCGTCGCAAATTGGACAAGCTTAAATTGAACCTTACTCTTCCAGCACCTAAAGATGCAGAAAAAACAGCCGAACTAGCAAAGCTATCAGCTGAACTTGATGGCATGTATGGTAAAGGCAAGTATTGTAAAGACGACAAATGTATGAGCCTGGGTGAAATGACCTCCAAAATGGCTAACAGTCGTAACTACGAAGAGCTCTTAGATGTCTGGCAAGGCTGGCGTCAGGTTTCTCCGCAAATGCGCCCGCTATACAAAGATCTCGTTTCCTTAGCAAATGAAGGTGCGCAGGAATTAGGATATCGTGACACAGGTGCTATGTGGCGCAGCAAGTATGACATGCCTGCCGATGACTTTGCCAAAGAGTTAGATCGTATCTGGGGACAGGTCAAGCCGCTATATGACTCACTTCACTGTCATGTACGTGCCAAGCTAGGCGAAAAATATGGTGAAGACAAAGTTCCTCAGGATCAGCCCATTCCAGCGCACCTGTTAGGTAATATGTGGGCTCAGCAATGGGGCAACATCTATGACCTGGTTGCGCCAGAAAACGCTGATCCAGGATACGATGTGACCGAGTTGCTTGAAAAGCACAATTACGATGAGATCAAAATGGTTAAAGGTGCAGAGAAGTTCTTTACTTCAATGGGCTTTGAACCGTTGCCTGAAACGTTCTGGACGCGCTCACTGTTCACCAAGCCACAAGATCGCGACGTACAGTGCCACGCTTCAGCATGGAACTTAGATAACAAAGACGATCTGCGTATCAAAATGTGTATCCAGCGCACCGGTGAAGAGTTCTCTGTGATCCACCACGAGTTAGGACACAACTTCTATCAACGTGCTTATAACAAGCTACCACTGTACTATCAGGAAAGTGCCAACGATGGTTTCCATGAAGCAATCGGTGATACAATTGCTCTGTCAGTCACACCTGGCTACCTGAAAGAAATCGGCCTGTTGGAACAAGTGCCTGACGAGTCAAAAGACATTGGTCTGCTGATGAAGATGGCACTGGACAAAATCGCCTTCATTCCTTTTGGGCTGTTAGTTGACCAGTGGCGCTGGAAAGTATACTCAGGTGAGATCAGCCCGGCTGAATATAACAAAGCCTGGTGGGAATTACGTGAGAAATACCAGGGTCTTCAGGCGCCGGTTACGCGTACTGAAAACGACTTTGATCCAGGTGCAAAATACCACGTACCTGGTAACGTACCTTACACACGTTACTTCCTGGCGCATATTCTGCAGTTTGAATTCCACAAGGCATTGTGCGAAATTTCAGGTAACAAAGAAGCCATTCACCGCTGCTCTGTTTACAACTCAAAAGAAGCTGGCGAACGTCTGAATGCCATGCTGGAAATGGGCAGCAGCCGTCCATGGCAGGAAGCACTGGAAAGCGTTACTGGTAGTCAACAAATGGATGCCACCGCTATCCTGGATTACTTTGCACCACTTCAAACCTATCTGGATGAGCAAAACAAAAACCGCCAGTGTGGTTGGTAA
- a CDS encoding acyl-CoA dehydrogenase, with translation MWLLILLIIAVCFIFYIKEVRLKVVSGPAMAYFKRALPQLSQTEREAMEAGDTWWDASLFSGKPNWSHWLQTGKPALSDRERDFIEHELTELMTMLDENQICAAGDLPPDVWQFLKEKGFFSFIIPEKFGGKAFSAQANSAIVAQIATRSLSAAVTVMVPNSLGPAELLLHFGTSHQQQSWLPKLADGSALPCFALTSLEAGSDAGGITDFAVVCKQEFNGEMTLGLKVTWRKRYITLAPVATVLGLAFKVYDPDHLLSEQSELGITCALIPTDHEGVKVGSRHDPMGLAFMNGTTEGQGVFIPLDWVIGEQEGIGKGWRMLMACLSAGRGISLPALSAGTAQLSARSTVAYCSVRRQFKQPLCRFDGVQSVLARIAGLSYSIEATRQNTALAIDLNKSPAVITAIAKYHLTEMARISVNDAMDLHGGKAIQRGPLNYLALHYQGMPISITVEGANILTRNLMIFGQGATRCHPYVLKEMAAVQEQDAEAALLQFDKVLTDHLAHSCKTFLKASFNGLTLGFFSSSPVGGEVARYYKTLTWYSQILATQSDLAMLVLGGKLKLQEMRSARLGDMLSHLYLGSCALKKFEDDGRQCSDLPLLHYAMRYHLSAFEVAYKGFVENFAPAGLKTIATRWFMPFGGGFSGPSDKLVVDLCDSLYRNKLTLARVSSLCSASGHEGLDSLEKAFKLYPKCEQALCKFERWQKSHQTNLLALNTDEQLAMAVAECAIDEEEREMLVDWFHSSRLALSVDEVG, from the coding sequence ATGTGGTTACTGATACTGCTCATTATTGCTGTATGTTTCATTTTTTACATCAAGGAAGTCAGGCTGAAAGTCGTTTCGGGGCCGGCCATGGCGTATTTCAAGCGTGCGCTTCCACAACTATCACAAACAGAACGCGAAGCGATGGAAGCCGGGGATACCTGGTGGGACGCCAGTTTGTTCAGTGGCAAACCAAATTGGTCGCACTGGTTACAAACGGGTAAACCAGCACTGAGTGACCGGGAACGGGATTTTATTGAACATGAGCTGACTGAACTCATGACAATGTTGGATGAAAATCAGATCTGTGCAGCTGGTGATTTGCCGCCTGATGTATGGCAGTTTTTGAAAGAGAAAGGTTTTTTTTCTTTTATCATTCCTGAAAAATTTGGCGGTAAAGCGTTCAGTGCGCAGGCAAACTCAGCCATTGTCGCGCAAATTGCAACCCGTAGCTTATCAGCTGCGGTGACAGTGATGGTGCCCAATAGTCTTGGGCCTGCCGAGTTGCTGCTTCATTTCGGCACATCACACCAACAACAGAGTTGGTTGCCTAAGCTTGCCGATGGCTCTGCGCTGCCGTGTTTTGCGCTCACATCACTAGAGGCAGGATCCGACGCGGGTGGGATCACCGACTTTGCTGTTGTTTGCAAGCAGGAGTTTAATGGTGAAATGACCTTGGGCCTGAAAGTTACCTGGCGAAAACGTTATATCACGTTAGCGCCGGTGGCAACTGTATTAGGGTTGGCTTTCAAAGTTTATGATCCTGACCATTTATTATCTGAACAGAGTGAATTGGGCATTACTTGTGCCTTAATACCCACCGACCATGAGGGTGTAAAAGTAGGTTCCAGGCATGATCCTATGGGCCTGGCTTTTATGAATGGAACGACCGAGGGGCAGGGAGTGTTTATCCCGTTAGACTGGGTCATCGGAGAGCAAGAAGGCATAGGAAAAGGGTGGCGTATGCTGATGGCTTGCCTGAGTGCAGGGCGAGGTATCTCTTTGCCAGCATTGAGTGCAGGTACGGCACAACTGAGCGCCAGATCAACCGTAGCTTATTGCAGTGTAAGGCGACAGTTCAAACAACCTTTGTGTCGATTTGACGGGGTTCAGTCAGTATTAGCCCGAATTGCCGGACTGAGTTACAGCATAGAAGCAACGCGGCAAAATACCGCTTTGGCGATAGATTTAAATAAGAGTCCGGCAGTCATTACGGCAATTGCTAAGTACCATCTAACTGAAATGGCACGGATCAGTGTTAATGATGCGATGGACTTACACGGCGGCAAGGCGATTCAAAGAGGTCCTCTGAACTATCTGGCCCTGCATTATCAGGGCATGCCAATTAGCATTACGGTTGAAGGAGCAAACATCTTGACACGTAATTTAATGATTTTTGGTCAAGGTGCGACCCGTTGTCACCCTTATGTGTTGAAAGAAATGGCGGCAGTACAGGAGCAAGATGCGGAAGCCGCGTTACTTCAGTTCGATAAAGTTCTGACAGATCATCTGGCACACAGTTGCAAAACGTTTCTTAAAGCATCTTTTAATGGGCTGACCTTAGGTTTCTTCTCATCTTCACCTGTTGGTGGAGAGGTGGCGAGGTACTATAAAACTCTAACCTGGTATAGCCAAATCTTAGCGACTCAAAGTGATCTGGCGATGCTCGTGCTCGGCGGTAAGTTAAAGCTACAGGAAATGCGTTCAGCTCGTTTAGGAGATATGTTGAGTCATCTCTACCTTGGCTCCTGCGCACTGAAAAAGTTTGAGGATGATGGCCGTCAGTGTAGCGATTTACCCTTGTTACACTATGCGATGCGTTATCACCTCAGTGCGTTCGAGGTGGCTTATAAGGGTTTTGTTGAAAACTTCGCACCAGCGGGGCTCAAAACGATTGCAACAAGGTGGTTTATGCCTTTTGGCGGTGGTTTTTCGGGGCCTTCAGATAAGCTCGTGGTTGATTTATGTGATAGCTTATATCGCAATAAGCTGACACTGGCCCGCGTTTCCAGCTTGTGTAGTGCGTCAGGCCACGAGGGGCTGGACTCACTAGAGAAGGCGTTTAAGCTATATCCAAAATGCGAACAGGCCCTGTGTAAATTTGAACGCTGGCAGAAATCCCACCAGACAAATCTGCTGGCTTTAAATACTGACGAGCAGCTTGCTATGGCTGTGGCTGAATGTGCTATTGACGAAGAAGAGCGCGAAATGTTGGTTGATTGGTTCCACTCTAGTCGGCTTGCATTGAGTGTGGATGAGGTCGGTTGA
- a CDS encoding YkgJ family cysteine cluster protein, with amino-acid sequence MECRLGCGACCIAPSISSPIPGMPQGKPAGERCVQLNDDNLCKLFGDPRRPKVCGDFIPCEDVCGTDNAHAMWLITELEQCT; translated from the coding sequence ATGGAGTGTCGTTTAGGCTGTGGAGCCTGTTGTATAGCACCGAGTATCAGTTCGCCAATTCCGGGGATGCCGCAGGGCAAACCTGCGGGAGAGCGTTGTGTGCAATTGAATGATGACAACCTGTGCAAATTATTTGGCGATCCTCGTCGGCCTAAAGTATGTGGTGACTTCATACCCTGCGAAGATGTCTGCGGTACAGATAACGCGCATGCTATGTGGCTTATTACTGAGCTGGAGCAGTGTACTTAG
- a CDS encoding efflux RND transporter periplasmic adaptor subunit produces MASKKQILLPVAVLVGGLATAFAFSAMKQPPEEKPEKVIHPLVEVQPIDMAPMQLIVDSYGLVAPKYSTELVAQVSGQLIDLSDKFVKGGFVKQGETLARIDPNDYEAALIEAEASLAQAHSALEIEQAQAHVAKTEWQRIKDNAQSTIPSELYLRKPQLAEKLARFKAAQASVKRAKRNLERTYIKAPYDAIITSRSLSLGSVVNPGSTLGVLNATSVAEIRLPVADHELRYLNNNGIDATVTLSAKVAGQPVSWQGKIVRSEGVVDNKSRMTYLVAQVRAPYQDQAQPLRFGTYLTAQIQGISVANAMRIPRHLVHDGKVALLDHNQQLTFKPISVIREVDGYAIATEGLTDGQQLITSALEYPSEGMQLRLDSSPVIAPDTQLALKEE; encoded by the coding sequence GTGGCTAGTAAAAAACAAATCCTATTACCCGTTGCGGTGCTCGTAGGTGGCTTGGCTACCGCTTTTGCATTTTCGGCAATGAAGCAACCGCCTGAAGAAAAACCCGAAAAAGTCATTCACCCATTGGTTGAAGTCCAGCCAATTGATATGGCTCCCATGCAATTGATAGTCGACTCTTATGGGCTCGTGGCGCCTAAATACAGCACTGAGCTGGTCGCTCAGGTCAGTGGGCAGCTTATTGATCTGTCTGATAAATTTGTCAAAGGCGGCTTTGTTAAGCAAGGTGAAACTCTGGCTCGTATTGACCCGAATGACTACGAGGCAGCATTGATAGAAGCCGAGGCCAGCCTGGCTCAGGCGCATTCGGCACTGGAAATCGAACAGGCCCAGGCTCATGTTGCGAAAACAGAGTGGCAACGTATTAAAGACAATGCACAATCGACTATCCCTTCGGAACTCTATTTGCGCAAACCACAGCTGGCAGAAAAACTGGCGCGCTTTAAAGCAGCCCAGGCCAGTGTTAAGCGAGCAAAACGCAACCTTGAGCGCACCTATATCAAAGCCCCCTATGACGCAATTATAACCAGTCGCTCTTTAAGTCTGGGCAGTGTTGTCAACCCTGGCAGTACTTTGGGTGTCCTCAATGCGACGTCTGTGGCCGAAATCCGTTTACCCGTTGCAGACCATGAGCTTAGATACCTGAACAATAATGGCATTGATGCTACCGTCACCTTATCTGCAAAAGTGGCCGGGCAACCGGTTTCCTGGCAAGGAAAAATCGTCCGTAGCGAAGGCGTTGTTGATAATAAGAGCCGGATGACTTATCTGGTTGCTCAGGTGAGGGCTCCTTATCAGGATCAGGCACAGCCGCTGCGCTTTGGTACCTATCTGACTGCGCAAATTCAGGGGATCTCCGTAGCTAATGCGATGCGTATTCCACGTCATCTGGTCCACGATGGAAAAGTCGCGTTGCTCGATCACAACCAGCAGCTCACCTTTAAGCCCATTTCCGTTATTCGTGAAGTGGATGGATATGCAATCGCAACTGAGGGTCTGACTGACGGTCAGCAATTGATCACATCCGCGCTGGAGTACCCCTCAGAGGGAATGCAGCTGCGTCTTGACTCTTCGCCTGTCATTGCACCAGATACACAACTGGCACTGAAGGAGGAGTAA